Sequence from the Bremerella volcania genome:
ACGTCCCGTCCAGTGACGCGACGCGTCCATGAACGCACCCTGCCAGATCAGAGCCAGTCGCAAGTCATTCGCGTCAAACGCGATGTTGGCCTTCTCCGGGTAGCCAATACCAATCGCCCGGCTGCCGGCTCCTTGGATGAAATTGCGGTAGATAACGGCCTTTCGCCATGCCACCAATTCGATCGGCTGCTCGCCCACACCGTAGGGCTTGGCTGCTTTTTCCTGATCGTTCAGATAAATCCAGATCGCCTCGATTTGCTGATCGGCGTCACCACTGAGAATGCTTCGCATGACCGACTTGCCATTGGGCCAGGCCGTTGGCATGCGTGTCCCTTTACGGAACCGAGGAGGATCTTTCACATACGCTAAGAACCAATCGTGATTCAGCCGCCGGGTCATCAGGGTCATGTCAATCCCTTGAACGCCGGAAGCTTTCTCGCCTGCAAAGGTATGACACTTGATGCAGCCGAATACCTTGTCCCCAACCATGTGCCGACCGGTGGCTTTGATACGCCCTTCCGTTTCCGGAATTTCGATCGGGGGATGCTCGGGTAAGGTATCAAGGCTTGCAAAGAGATCTTTCAACTGCCCCACGTTTTGTCCGCCGAAGTTCGGCATCACGGTCTTCATGTAGGGACGATCCTTGGCTCCTTCACGCAAAATCTTGGCCATCCAGTTCTCGGTAAGCTTGGCCCCCACGCCATCGAGCGTCGGCGGAATGCGTCCCTCGTCCCCCATTTCCGCTTGCGTTGTATGGAAGTAGGAGTTCAGGTCGGCATTGACGCCGCCGATTTCGTCCCGCTGGTGGCAGGCATAGCAGTTGAACGTAGCGAGATGACGGCGAACGCGTTGCTCGGGTTCCCAGGCTGCCACCTTGGGCTGTTGCCGCCGCTTGATGGCCGATGCCAGGCTCTGACGCTGGCCATCCGTCAACTTGAAGTCAGGGGCTTTCCCAGGCGAAGCAGCCAAACACCCTTGGCTGGTATTGAGATCGGCCAAACTTGGCCCATGCAAGGCCATCGCATCTGGCTTGACGTCTCCTAAGCGATGACAATTGGCACATCCCAGGGAAGCAAACTGAATTCGCCCTTTCTCCGCTTTTTGTTGATCGACCTGAAACTGATTCGAATTCTCAGCAGGCGCCGACTTCTTAGGGTCGAGAAACACGAAATCGGAAACGTAGGCATTTCGCAAGCCATTAGGCCCGTCCATCATCACATCGAACTCGGCTTCTCCACCTCCTTCGAAGTATTCAACTCGCAGTTCGTGCATGCCTGGCTCAAGACGAATCTTGCCAGAGCGGCGACTTTTGGGATGAATTCCATCGTTGATGACGACCTGCTTCCCGTCGACTTCCAGGCGGCTACCGTCATCCGAATCGAGATGGAACGTGTAATCTCCCTTCTGCGTGACATTCAGGTATCCTTCGAACACGAAAGCAAAATTGTCCGATCGTTTCGCCAGACCAATATCAAACGACATGGCCTCGCCCGTCTCTTTGGGTTTCAGCTTGGAAAAGTCCGGCAGCTTGCTGAAGTTGCCTTCGTAATACGTGTACTGCAAGTTGGCAGGCACTTCGACGTCTAATTCCTGCAGCAGATACTGTGCGAGTTTCGTGGCCTGATCGGTATCAAGTCGCAGCGCCGGCATGCGGCCAGAGGCTCGGACCTTGAGTGGGTCTTGCAGAAAAGCGGCCAGCGAGGGAATCGAGTACTTCGCTTCGAGCGTTCCCAGCGGCTTCAAGTTTGCCGCTTCGGAAGGGCTTCCCTCACGTGGGCCATGGCAGGCAACGCAGCCGATCTCGTGGTAAAGCTTCTTGCCTTCGTTGATCTCGCGCGAGCGTTTGCGCGACTCTTGGAGCCGCCCCGTGGAAGCAAGGAAGTGGGTTAAGTTTTCAACC
This genomic interval carries:
- a CDS encoding c-type cytochrome, whose product is MMSLFRWTSMAAWILAVVSVDPLWAQSGPIIPGYQQFHSQSPDAAGGEILWSELNCVACHQQSQAELGNLSAKAAPDLSLVGSRVRPEYLSAYLKDPHLLKPGATMPDVLGSLSQAEREEAVENLTHFLASTGRLQESRKRSREINEGKKLYHEIGCVACHGPREGSPSEAANLKPLGTLEAKYSIPSLAAFLQDPLKVRASGRMPALRLDTDQATKLAQYLLQELDVEVPANLQYTYYEGNFSKLPDFSKLKPKETGEAMSFDIGLAKRSDNFAFVFEGYLNVTQKGDYTFHLDSDDGSRLEVDGKQVVINDGIHPKSRRSGKIRLEPGMHELRVEYFEGGGEAEFDVMMDGPNGLRNAYVSDFVFLDPKKSAPAENSNQFQVDQQKAEKGRIQFASLGCANCHRLGDVKPDAMALHGPSLADLNTSQGCLAASPGKAPDFKLTDGQRQSLASAIKRRQQPKVAAWEPEQRVRRHLATFNCYACHQRDEIGGVNADLNSYFHTTQAEMGDEGRIPPTLDGVGAKLTENWMAKILREGAKDRPYMKTVMPNFGGQNVGQLKDLFASLDTLPEHPPIEIPETEGRIKATGRHMVGDKVFGCIKCHTFAGEKASGVQGIDMTLMTRRLNHDWFLAYVKDPPRFRKGTRMPTAWPNGKSVMRSILSGDADQQIEAIWIYLNDQEKAAKPYGVGEQPIELVAWRKAVIYRNFIQGAGSRAIGIGYPEKANIAFDANDLRLALIWQGAFMDASRHWTGRGQGFQPPLGDNVVQLPGGAPFAVLEDPSVKWPDASGKEAGYQFLGYRLDAANNPTFRYRFDEQTISDTIKAEKVNEFPSLVREFTIEGPSTAKPVVFRALSGGGIHALEDGWYQMGEGLKLQVVGANAAVRPEQNDLLVEVPTGSQPATFQLKYVW